From a region of the Castor canadensis chromosome 7, mCasCan1.hap1v2, whole genome shotgun sequence genome:
- the Ubxn10 gene encoding UBX domain-containing protein 10, with translation MATEAPVNIAPPKPSTVASTATKSFLWQPNSLKMHVIRPKSAKGRKRPSLHKPQGTEESSHCTPSCPSTASSSELPSSQRPGTCAPASAPPGAFDEIPELLHQVPTGASSSLNKYPVLPSISRRSVEEGTVDTVVKKASSLQLSSIQALYQEEACTLKTGKEDSRALACSPERKFIIQTKRQGFSMAGSLEEPSDQEPRLLLAVRSPSGQRFVRHFRPTDDLQTVVAVAEQKNKATYQHCSIETMEVPRRRFSDLSKSLQECDIPHKSVLGISQEEGEGWVSPSGL, from the coding sequence ATGGCCACAGAAGCCCCTGTGAACATAGCACCACCTAAACCCAGCACTGTTGCCAGCACAGCCACCAAGAGCTTCCTCTGGCAGCCAAACTCACTAAAAATGCATGTCATCAGACCCAAGTCCGCCAAGGGCAGGAAGCGGCCAAGTCTGCACAAACCCCAGGGTACAGAGGAGAGCTCTCACTGCACACCTTCCTGTCCATCTACAGCCAGTTCCTCCGAGTTGCCAAGCAGCCAGAGACCAGGAACCTGTGCACCGGCATCTGCTCCTCCGGGAGCCTTCGATGAGATCCCAGAGCTGCTGCACCAAGTGCCCACTGGGGCCTCCTCTTCTCTCAATAAGTACCCGGTCCTCCCTTCTATCAGCAGAAGGAGCGTCGAGGAGGGGACTGTGGATACAGTGGTGAAAAAGGCCAGTTCACTGCAACTGAGTAGTATCCAGGCTCTTTACCAAGAGGAGGCCTGCACCTTGAAGACAGGCAAAGAAGATTCTAGAGCTCTAGCTTGTTCCCCGGAGAGGAAATTCATCATCCAAACCAAGAGACAGGGATTCTCCATGGCTGGAAGCCTGGAGGAACCATCAGACCAAGAACCCAGGCTGCTGCTAGCTGTCAGATCACCATCAGGCCAAAGGTTCGTGCGCCATTTCCGGCCCACTGATGACCTACAAACTGTTGTTGCCGTGGCAGAGCAGAAGAACAAAGCCACCTACCAACACTGCAGCATTGAAACAATGGAGGTGCCCAGGAGACGTTTTTCTGACCTCTCTAAGTCTCTGCAGGAGTGTGACATCCCCCACAAGTCAGTGCTGGGCATCTctcaggaagagggggaggggtgggtcTCCCCCTCTGGTCTCTGA